From one Chloroflexota bacterium genomic stretch:
- a CDS encoding 4Fe-4S binding protein — translation MSSNEGADKGGKRELSRREFLATATASVVAVGALGVSGVAFMAPPRHPIDRLSDGVIFPDPTLCIGCLTCEVACTDAHKKAGMSEFSRIRIYKDATTKVDPEIIKNYPDRGSFFQGVCLQCPDAPCLPVCPVNALHVEPKTGARVIDEKACIACGRCNASCPFDSRAPETQVGEKKVAAHTKRVNFDDSRSVYVKCDLCYFRPEGPACIEKCPVNIRIKQDIVKVEKGRMCLDLPKSDPAHFEKLRAQQTTKKA, via the coding sequence ATGTCATCAAATGAGGGCGCAGACAAGGGCGGGAAACGGGAGCTTTCGCGCCGCGAATTCCTGGCCACGGCGACGGCGAGCGTCGTCGCCGTGGGCGCGCTCGGTGTCAGCGGCGTGGCCTTCATGGCCCCGCCGAGACATCCAATTGACCGCCTCTCAGACGGCGTCATCTTCCCGGATCCCACGTTGTGCATCGGCTGCCTGACCTGCGAAGTGGCCTGCACCGACGCGCACAAGAAGGCCGGCATGTCCGAGTTCTCGCGCATCCGCATCTATAAGGACGCGACGACCAAGGTCGATCCCGAGATCATCAAGAACTACCCGGACCGCGGATCGTTCTTCCAGGGCGTCTGCCTGCAGTGCCCGGATGCGCCGTGCCTGCCGGTCTGCCCGGTCAACGCGCTGCATGTCGAGCCGAAGACCGGCGCGCGCGTGATCGACGAGAAGGCGTGCATCGCCTGCGGGCGCTGCAACGCGTCGTGCCCATTCGATTCGCGCGCTCCCGAGACGCAGGTGGGGGAGAAGAAGGTCGCCGCGCACACCAAGCGCGTGAACTTCGACGACTCGCGCTCGGTATACGTCAAGTGCGACCTGTGCTACTTCCGGCCCGAAGGCCCGGCCTGCATCGAGAAATGCCCGGTCAACATCCGCATCAAGCAGGACATTGTGAAAGTGGAAAAGGGTCGCATGTGCCTGGATCTGCCGAAATCGGATCCCGCGCACTTCGAGAAACTGCGCGCGCAGCAGACGACCAAGAAGGCATAA
- the rhaD gene encoding bifunctional rhamnulose-1-phosphate aldolase/short-chain dehydrogenase: protein MVQSLWNENEIAGLDELGLLAYRSNRLGADRSVSNWAGGNTSMKQVERDFRGRAVNVLYVKGSGTDLGTITRNGFAAVRMDDALPLLERATMSDDEMVSYLAHCSLHPNMPRASIETLLHAFLPARHVDHVHADAVVTFCCAPNSEGLTREVFGDEVLWVPYIRPGFPLSKLIAETMQKRPQVRAVFMAKHGLVTWGASAPECYRNSMEFIQRAEDYIKQQTGSQRPLGKLRFDPLPRDERRALMAKLLPTLRGYLSELRPMILQYDDLDETLAFAGSEETRQYALTGTACPDHLVHTKPWPLWVEPQSFEPEALAAQIRTELERYKERYRAYYAREHARAGDNFEMDDPNPRIILIPRVGMLATGKDVFWARTAGDIFHRAMAVIRGLWALGGFVPLNEAEDYDVEYWPLERYKLTLQAPPRELSGRVALVTGGAGGIGRAIALRLAQEGAHVVIADLNGDAAQAVAGAIEAKHGAGRALAVRTDVTREADVVGAFEQTILTYGGVDIVVANAGIAGANAIEDVSLAEWERLQGVLSTGYFLASREAFRVLKAQGRGGQIVFIASKNALVPGRKAAAYSAAKAAELHLARCLAEEGGPFGIRVNSVCPDAVIEGSGIWNSAWRAARAKEYGVEPHQIEEHYRKRSTLKVNVYPDDIAEATYFLLSSRAAKTTGAVLTVDGGIPGAYVR, encoded by the coding sequence ATGGTACAGAGCCTCTGGAACGAAAACGAAATCGCCGGGCTGGACGAACTCGGCCTGCTGGCCTACCGCTCGAACCGATTGGGCGCCGACCGCTCGGTCTCGAACTGGGCGGGCGGCAACACGTCGATGAAGCAGGTCGAGCGCGACTTCCGCGGCCGCGCGGTGAACGTGCTGTATGTCAAAGGCAGCGGCACCGACCTCGGCACGATCACGCGCAACGGCTTCGCCGCCGTGCGCATGGACGACGCCCTGCCGCTGCTGGAACGCGCGACGATGAGCGACGACGAGATGGTGAGCTACCTCGCGCACTGCAGCCTGCACCCGAACATGCCGCGCGCGTCGATTGAGACGCTGCTGCACGCCTTCCTGCCCGCGAGGCACGTCGACCACGTGCACGCCGACGCGGTCGTCACGTTCTGCTGCGCGCCGAACAGCGAGGGATTGACGCGCGAGGTGTTCGGCGACGAGGTGCTCTGGGTGCCGTACATCCGTCCGGGCTTCCCGCTCTCCAAACTGATTGCCGAAACGATGCAGAAACGGCCGCAGGTGCGCGCCGTGTTCATGGCGAAGCACGGGCTGGTGACGTGGGGCGCGAGCGCGCCGGAGTGCTATCGCAACTCGATGGAGTTCATCCAGCGCGCCGAGGACTACATCAAGCAGCAGACCGGCAGCCAGCGCCCGCTCGGCAAGCTGCGCTTTGACCCGCTGCCGCGCGACGAGCGGCGCGCGCTGATGGCGAAACTGCTGCCGACCCTGCGCGGCTACCTGAGCGAACTGCGCCCGATGATCCTTCAGTACGACGACCTCGACGAGACGCTGGCGTTCGCCGGCTCCGAGGAGACGCGCCAGTACGCGCTGACCGGCACCGCCTGCCCCGATCACCTGGTGCACACCAAGCCGTGGCCGCTCTGGGTGGAGCCGCAGTCGTTCGAGCCGGAGGCGCTGGCCGCGCAGATACGCACCGAACTGGAACGGTACAAAGAGCGCTACCGCGCCTACTACGCGCGCGAGCATGCGCGGGCCGGCGACAACTTCGAGATGGACGACCCGAACCCGCGCATCATCCTGATCCCGCGCGTCGGCATGCTCGCGACCGGCAAGGACGTCTTCTGGGCGCGCACGGCCGGCGACATCTTCCACCGCGCGATGGCGGTCATTCGCGGGCTGTGGGCGCTCGGCGGCTTCGTCCCGCTCAACGAGGCCGAGGACTACGACGTCGAGTACTGGCCGCTGGAGCGCTACAAGCTGACCCTGCAGGCGCCGCCGCGCGAACTGTCCGGGCGTGTCGCGCTCGTCACGGGCGGCGCGGGCGGCATCGGCCGCGCCATCGCCCTGCGGCTGGCGCAGGAAGGCGCGCACGTCGTCATCGCCGATCTGAACGGCGACGCTGCGCAAGCGGTCGCCGGCGCGATCGAGGCGAAGCACGGCGCCGGACGCGCGCTGGCCGTCCGCACCGACGTGACGCGCGAGGCCGACGTGGTCGGTGCGTTCGAGCAAACGATTCTGACGTACGGCGGTGTGGACATCGTGGTGGCCAATGCCGGCATCGCCGGGGCCAACGCCATCGAAGACGTGTCGCTGGCCGAGTGGGAGCGGCTGCAGGGCGTGCTGTCCACCGGCTACTTCCTCGCCTCGCGCGAGGCGTTCCGCGTGCTGAAAGCACAGGGGCGCGGCGGGCAGATCGTGTTCATTGCCTCGAAGAACGCGCTTGTGCCGGGGCGCAAAGCGGCGGCATACAGCGCGGCCAAGGCGGCCGAACTGCACCTGGCGCGCTGCCTGGCCGAGGAAGGCGGGCCGTTCGGCATCCGCGTCAACAGCGTCTGCCCCGACGCCGTGATCGAAGGCTCCGGCATCTGGAACAGCGCCTGGCGCGCGGCGCGCGCAAAGGAGTACGGCGTCGAACCGCACCAGATCGAGGAACATTACCGCAAGCGCTCGACGCTGAAAGTCAATGTGTACCCCGACGACATCGCCGAGGCGACATACTTCTTGCTCTCGTCGCGCGCAGCCAAGACGACCGGCGCCGTATTGACAGTCGACGGCGGCATCCCCGGCGCGTACGTGCGGTAG
- a CDS encoding XdhC family protein: MATDREFFAQVVQSLSRGEPLVLATVVKASGSVPRGVGSRMLVWRSGAISGTVGGGTMEERVIQESQAALADGRSRQCEYLFASDAENSVGLCGGQAEVFLRVIMPS, translated from the coding sequence ATGGCGACCGACCGCGAGTTCTTCGCCCAGGTTGTGCAGAGCCTGTCGCGCGGCGAGCCGCTGGTGCTGGCGACGGTCGTCAAGGCCAGCGGGTCGGTGCCGCGCGGCGTCGGTTCGCGCATGCTGGTCTGGCGCAGCGGCGCCATCAGCGGCACGGTCGGCGGTGGCACCATGGAGGAGCGCGTCATCCAGGAATCGCAGGCGGCGCTGGCCGACGGCCGGTCGCGACAGTGCGAGTACCTGTTCGCCAGCGACGCGGAAAACTCGGTCGGCCTCTGCGGCGGGCAGGCGGAAGTCTTCCTGCGGGTGATTATGCCATCCTGA
- a CDS encoding MFS transporter has protein sequence MRADAAADAGKWRVLAALAVGELLAMGLWFSASAVVPALSREWRLDDDGRAWLTNSVQVGFVAGTLLSALLNLADRVPTSRLFAVSALGGALVNFLIPATAGDLGAALPWRFLTGVFSAGVYPVGMKIMTTWCKQDRGLCIGLLVGALTLGSASPHLINVLGGVTDWRPVLFASSALAALGGTLVFLFVREGPQRTATPPFNWKFAVQAWQSRGVRLANLGYFGHMWELYAMWTWLPLFLASGFAAMNLPDAPRWASLVAFAAIGTGALGSYGAGLWADRWGRTRVTIVSLIVSGACAALSGVAFASSPLVLSALAIVWGVAVIADSAQYSASISELSAREYTGTALTLQTGLGFLLTLVSIRLIPVLVSWIGWQWAFAALAVGPALGVWAMVALMRSPDAARLAGGRG, from the coding sequence ATGCGCGCCGATGCGGCGGCCGACGCGGGCAAATGGCGCGTGCTGGCCGCGCTGGCGGTCGGCGAACTGCTGGCGATGGGCCTCTGGTTCTCAGCCTCGGCGGTGGTGCCGGCGCTCAGCCGCGAGTGGCGGCTCGACGACGACGGGCGCGCCTGGCTGACGAACTCCGTGCAGGTCGGCTTTGTCGCCGGCACGCTGCTATCGGCGCTGCTCAATCTGGCCGACCGTGTGCCGACCAGCCGCCTGTTTGCTGTGAGCGCGCTCGGCGGCGCGCTCGTCAACTTTCTGATTCCAGCGACTGCCGGCGATCTGGGCGCGGCCCTGCCGTGGCGTTTCCTGACCGGCGTCTTCAGCGCAGGCGTCTACCCGGTCGGCATGAAGATCATGACGACCTGGTGCAAGCAGGACCGCGGTCTCTGTATCGGCCTGCTGGTCGGCGCGCTGACGCTCGGCTCGGCCAGCCCGCACTTGATCAACGTGCTTGGCGGCGTGACCGACTGGCGGCCGGTGCTGTTCGCGTCGTCTGCGCTCGCCGCGCTCGGCGGCACGCTCGTGTTCCTGTTCGTGCGTGAAGGCCCGCAGCGCACCGCCACGCCGCCGTTCAACTGGAAGTTCGCCGTGCAGGCGTGGCAGTCGCGCGGCGTGCGGCTGGCGAATTTAGGTTACTTCGGGCATATGTGGGAATTGTACGCGATGTGGACGTGGCTGCCGCTGTTCCTCGCGTCGGGCTTCGCGGCGATGAATCTGCCGGATGCGCCGCGCTGGGCATCGCTGGTCGCGTTCGCGGCGATCGGCACCGGCGCGCTGGGGAGCTATGGCGCAGGGCTGTGGGCCGACCGCTGGGGCCGCACGCGCGTGACGATCGTCAGCCTGATCGTCAGCGGCGCATGCGCGGCGCTGTCAGGTGTGGCGTTCGCCTCGTCGCCGCTCGTGCTCTCCGCGCTGGCGATCGTGTGGGGCGTCGCCGTGATCGCCGACAGCGCGCAGTACTCCGCGAGCATCAGCGAGCTGTCGGCGCGCGAGTACACCGGCACCGCGCTCACCTTGCAGACCGGGCTCGGCTTCCTGCTGACGCTCGTATCGATCCGGCTGATTCCGGTGCTGGTCAGTTGGATCGGCTGGCAGTGGGCGTTTGCGGCGCTGGCGGTGGGACCGGCGCTCGGCGTGTGGGCGATGGTCGCCCTGATGCGCTCGCCCGACGCGGCGCGATTGGCCGGCGGGCGCGGGTGA
- the rhaI gene encoding L-rhamnose isomerase yields MSRAEIIRAIHALRIETPSWGYGNSGTRFKVFAQPGAARTLYEKIDDAALVHRLTGACPTVAIHIPWDRVDDWTPVRAYARERGIAIGAVNPNVFQDDEYRFGSVCHRDPAVRKRAVAHMLECVQIARTVESGALSLWLADGTNYPGQDDMRSRRARLIESLAEVYAAMPDGMRMLIEYKFFEPAFYHTDLADWGMAHLLACKLGPRAQVLVDTGHHPQGTNIEQIVALLIDEGRLGGFHFNNRKYADDDLMVGSVNPYELFLIFHEILGAGRDPRCAATVQDIAYMLDQSHNVEPKIEAAIQSVLNVQSAYAKALLVDRDALAAAQAQDDVLGANRILHDAFETDVRPLLADARTAIGAAADPITAFRASGYAARIARERGTAPTGGGYTG; encoded by the coding sequence ATGAGCCGCGCTGAGATCATCCGGGCGATCCACGCCCTGCGCATCGAGACGCCATCGTGGGGCTACGGCAACTCCGGCACGCGCTTCAAGGTGTTCGCGCAGCCGGGCGCAGCGCGCACGCTCTACGAGAAGATCGACGACGCGGCACTGGTGCACCGTCTGACCGGCGCGTGCCCGACGGTCGCCATCCACATCCCGTGGGATCGCGTCGACGACTGGACGCCGGTGCGGGCCTACGCGCGCGAGCGCGGCATCGCCATCGGCGCGGTCAACCCCAACGTCTTCCAGGACGACGAGTACCGCTTCGGCAGCGTCTGCCATCGCGACCCGGCCGTGCGCAAGCGCGCCGTCGCGCACATGCTGGAGTGCGTGCAGATCGCGCGCACGGTCGAGTCGGGCGCGCTCAGCCTCTGGCTGGCCGACGGCACGAACTACCCCGGGCAGGACGACATGCGCTCGCGGCGGGCGCGCCTGATCGAGTCGCTGGCCGAGGTGTACGCCGCGATGCCGGACGGCATGCGCATGTTGATCGAGTACAAGTTCTTCGAGCCGGCGTTCTACCACACCGACCTCGCCGACTGGGGCATGGCGCACCTGCTGGCGTGCAAGCTCGGCCCGCGCGCGCAGGTACTGGTCGACACCGGCCATCACCCGCAGGGCACGAACATCGAGCAGATCGTCGCCCTGCTGATCGACGAGGGGCGGCTGGGCGGCTTCCACTTCAACAACCGCAAGTACGCCGACGACGATCTGATGGTCGGCTCGGTCAACCCGTACGAGCTGTTCCTGATCTTCCACGAGATCCTCGGCGCGGGCCGCGACCCGCGCTGCGCGGCGACCGTGCAGGACATCGCCTACATGCTCGACCAGTCGCACAACGTCGAGCCGAAGATCGAGGCGGCGATCCAATCGGTGCTGAACGTGCAGTCGGCGTACGCCAAGGCATTGCTGGTCGACCGCGACGCGTTGGCTGCGGCGCAGGCACAGGACGACGTGCTGGGCGCCAATCGCATCCTGCACGACGCGTTCGAAACCGACGTGCGGCCGTTGCTGGCCGACGCGCGTACTGCCATCGGCGCGGCCGCCGACCCGATCACCGCGTTTCGCGCCAGCGGCTACGCGGCGCGTATCGCGCGCGAGCGCGGCACGGCGCCGACCGGCGGCGGGTATACGGGTTAA
- a CDS encoding D-2-hydroxyacid dehydrogenase, whose amino-acid sequence MKAIVFADLLPVLAPKIAAVAPDMQWVPIPASGALPPEAAGADIFYYNYAFPRDIVASVIRSVPGLRWIHAINAGVDHLLCPELVASDILFTNSVGAHAVSISESVIGMLLFTVKRFGGHWDAQKEHRWGRVPKDELHARTLGIIGLGHVGLELARLAKAFEMRVLATRRTPQPAPNVDAVWGSDSLPRLLAESDFVVMCAALTPETRGMMGERELRQMKPSAYFVNIARGALVDENALVRALREGWIAGACLDAFVHEPLPPEHPFWTLPNCFVTPHSSANTPQLTARALDIFVENVRRYRAGEPLLNVVDKRRGY is encoded by the coding sequence ATGAAAGCGATTGTCTTTGCCGACTTGTTGCCGGTGCTGGCGCCGAAAATCGCTGCCGTGGCGCCGGACATGCAGTGGGTGCCGATCCCGGCCAGCGGCGCGCTGCCGCCGGAAGCGGCCGGCGCGGATATCTTCTACTACAACTACGCGTTCCCGCGTGACATCGTCGCCTCGGTCATTCGCAGCGTGCCGGGTCTGCGCTGGATTCACGCGATCAACGCGGGGGTGGATCACCTGCTCTGTCCCGAACTTGTGGCGAGCGATATCCTGTTCACGAACTCGGTCGGCGCGCACGCGGTCTCGATCTCCGAGAGCGTGATCGGCATGCTGCTGTTCACCGTCAAACGCTTCGGCGGACACTGGGACGCGCAGAAAGAGCACCGCTGGGGACGCGTGCCGAAGGACGAACTGCACGCCAGGACGCTCGGCATCATTGGCCTCGGGCATGTCGGCCTGGAACTGGCGCGCCTGGCGAAGGCGTTCGAGATGCGCGTGCTGGCGACGCGCCGGACGCCGCAGCCCGCGCCGAACGTGGACGCCGTCTGGGGGTCGGACAGCCTGCCGCGCCTGCTCGCCGAGTCGGACTTCGTCGTCATGTGCGCCGCGCTGACGCCGGAGACGCGTGGCATGATGGGCGAGCGCGAACTGCGGCAGATGAAGCCGAGCGCGTACTTCGTCAACATCGCGCGCGGCGCGCTGGTGGACGAGAACGCGTTGGTGCGCGCGCTGCGCGAAGGCTGGATTGCCGGCGCGTGCCTCGACGCGTTCGTGCACGAGCCGCTGCCGCCGGAGCACCCGTTCTGGACCCTGCCGAACTGCTTCGTGACGCCGCACAGCTCGGCCAACACGCCGCAACTGACAGCGCGCGCGCTCGACATTTTCGTCGAGAACGTGCGGCGCTACCGCGCAGGCGAGCCGCTGCTGAACGTGGTCGACAAGCGGCGCGGGTATTGA
- a CDS encoding PD40 domain-containing protein, producing MNRYRLVAFALVIGILVIGSLLTGPWFAPRANAGRLAAAPITQLTNNPAADVRPMWSPDNRQIAFMSSRDGPSHVYLMNPDGSNQRALTKGKTEDRHPVWMPDGKQIVFDSGDGGASEIWLVNVADGALKQITKLGGLASFPSPSPDGKTIVFYWYQADAMNLWIVKTDGSAPKALTKELATAKNEQCTFACHQAGWSPDGKTIAYPGGDKRSIWVMGADGSGARAVLQQDGGDISHFPWFLADGRLAYVSEHVESMTAWTDAWTIDMHTGERTILQDYMALQGPMEWNREMSRVLFHSPRSGNFEIYLIDLSVPGGVEILQGTPVPNAAAVGTPAPFVSGPVSTSSAPATAGASDSATLALIAVLAAAMVGVIALFIWFKSRAAGKPS from the coding sequence ATGAACCGTTATCGTCTCGTTGCATTCGCTTTGGTCATCGGAATACTGGTTATCGGCTCGCTACTGACCGGCCCCTGGTTCGCCCCGCGTGCCAATGCCGGGCGGCTCGCAGCCGCACCGATCACCCAACTGACGAACAACCCCGCCGCCGATGTGCGCCCGATGTGGAGCCCCGACAACCGGCAGATCGCCTTTATGTCGAGCCGCGATGGTCCTTCGCACGTCTACCTGATGAATCCGGACGGCTCCAACCAGCGCGCGCTGACCAAGGGCAAGACCGAGGATCGGCACCCGGTCTGGATGCCCGATGGCAAGCAGATTGTATTCGATTCCGGCGACGGTGGCGCTTCTGAAATCTGGCTGGTGAATGTCGCCGATGGCGCGCTGAAGCAGATCACGAAACTGGGCGGGCTGGCCAGCTTCCCCTCGCCCAGCCCGGATGGCAAGACGATCGTCTTCTACTGGTACCAGGCCGACGCGATGAACCTGTGGATCGTGAAGACGGACGGTAGTGCCCCGAAAGCGCTGACGAAGGAATTGGCGACGGCGAAGAATGAACAGTGCACCTTCGCCTGCCACCAGGCCGGCTGGAGCCCCGACGGGAAGACCATCGCGTACCCCGGCGGCGACAAACGCTCGATCTGGGTGATGGGCGCCGACGGCAGCGGTGCGCGCGCGGTCTTGCAGCAGGACGGCGGGGATATCAGCCATTTCCCGTGGTTCCTGGCCGACGGACGCCTCGCCTACGTTAGCGAGCATGTGGAATCCATGACGGCATGGACGGACGCCTGGACGATTGACATGCACACCGGCGAGCGCACCATCCTGCAGGACTATATGGCCCTGCAGGGTCCGATGGAATGGAATCGCGAAATGTCGCGCGTGCTGTTCCACTCGCCGCGCTCCGGTAACTTCGAAATCTACCTGATTGACTTGAGCGTGCCGGGCGGCGTGGAGATACTGCAGGGCACCCCGGTGCCGAACGCGGCCGCGGTTGGCACGCCGGCGCCGTTTGTCTCGGGCCCGGTGTCTACCAGTAGCGCTCCGGCGACTGCCGGCGCGTCGGATAGCGCGACGCTGGCACTGATTGCCGTGCTGGCCGCGGCTATGGTCGGCGTGATTGCGTTGTTCATCTGGTTCAAGAGCCGCGCCGCCGGGAAGCCATCCTGA
- a CDS encoding rhamnulokinase, translated as MSRTYNALAFDLGAESGRAMLARFDGERITLAEAHRFANGGVRVRDSLHWDVLRLWVEIQRGLALAAPHGLHSIGIDTWGVDFALLDADDALIGHPFHYRDRRTDGMVEEACRRVPRAEIFAQTGVQFIQINSLYQLLALARAQSAALANARTLLMIPDLFNFWLTSRKVSEFSIASTTQCYDPRAGGWARDLMERLGIPAHIFAEIVPPGTELGPLAPELAAEHGLLGLRVIAPACHDTASAVAAVPAAGDDFAYISSGTWSLMGIECDAPIITAQSLAHNFTNEGGAGGAFRFLKNIMGLWLVQACRRAWQSEGETLAYDDLMTLAAGAPALVSLIDPDDARFLHPINMPAAIRNFCAQSGQPAPLERGAVVRCALESLALRYRWTLERIAEMRGRKPSVIHIVGGGSQNRLLCQWTADACAVPVVAGPVEATALGNALVQLMSAGKLASLREGRELVRHSFAPQTYQPRPSAAWDDAYGRWLAMQGHI; from the coding sequence ATGAGCCGCACCTACAACGCCCTCGCGTTCGACCTCGGCGCGGAAAGCGGCCGCGCGATGCTGGCGCGCTTCGACGGCGAGCGTATCACCCTCGCTGAAGCGCACCGCTTCGCCAACGGCGGCGTGCGCGTGCGCGACAGCCTGCACTGGGACGTCCTGCGCCTGTGGGTTGAAATTCAACGCGGGCTGGCGCTGGCCGCGCCGCATGGGCTCCACAGCATCGGCATCGACACCTGGGGCGTGGATTTCGCGCTGCTCGACGCCGACGACGCGCTGATCGGCCACCCGTTCCACTACCGCGACCGCCGCACCGACGGCATGGTCGAGGAAGCCTGCCGGCGCGTGCCGCGCGCGGAGATCTTCGCGCAGACCGGCGTGCAGTTCATCCAGATCAACTCGCTCTACCAACTGCTGGCGCTGGCGCGCGCGCAGTCGGCAGCGCTCGCCAACGCACGCACCCTCCTGATGATCCCCGACCTGTTCAACTTCTGGCTGACCAGCCGCAAGGTCTCCGAGTTCAGCATCGCCAGCACGACGCAATGCTACGACCCGCGCGCGGGCGGCTGGGCGCGTGATTTGATGGAACGCCTCGGCATCCCCGCGCACATATTCGCAGAGATCGTCCCACCCGGCACGGAACTCGGCCCGTTGGCACCCGAACTGGCGGCGGAGCACGGCCTGCTGGGACTGCGCGTCATCGCGCCCGCCTGCCACGACACCGCCTCGGCGGTCGCTGCCGTACCCGCCGCAGGAGACGACTTCGCATACATCAGTTCGGGCACCTGGTCGCTGATGGGCATCGAGTGCGACGCGCCAATCATCACAGCGCAGAGCCTCGCGCACAACTTTACCAACGAGGGCGGCGCGGGCGGCGCCTTCCGCTTCCTGAAGAACATCATGGGGCTGTGGCTGGTGCAGGCCTGCCGCCGCGCCTGGCAGAGCGAAGGCGAGACATTGGCTTACGACGACCTGATGACGCTGGCCGCCGGCGCGCCCGCGCTCGTCTCGCTGATCGACCCCGACGATGCGCGCTTCCTGCACCCGATCAACATGCCGGCCGCGATCCGCAACTTCTGCGCGCAGTCCGGCCAGCCGGCGCCGCTTGAGCGCGGCGCGGTCGTGCGCTGCGCGCTGGAGAGCCTCGCGCTACGCTACCGCTGGACGCTGGAGCGTATCGCCGAGATGCGCGGGCGCAAGCCGTCTGTCATTCATATCGTCGGCGGCGGCTCGCAGAACCGCCTGCTCTGCCAGTGGACGGCCGATGCATGCGCGGTCCCGGTCGTCGCCGGGCCGGTCGAGGCGACCGCGCTCGGCAACGCGCTCGTGCAGTTGATGAGCGCAGGCAAACTGGCGTCCCTGCGCGAGGGACGCGAGCTCGTGCGCCATTCGTTCGCGCCGCAGACCTACCAGCCGCGCCCATCCGCCGCCTGGGACGACGCCTACGGGCGCTGGCTGGCGATGCAGGGGCACATTTAA
- a CDS encoding Gfo/Idh/MocA family oxidoreductase, with amino-acid sequence MKPLRTAIIGCGSYGREHAARLAALPDTPLVAFYDHKLDKAAAYSHEFGGGAAYDDTARMFAEMDLNLVYICLPPFAHTNEVELACRYGAHFLIEKPVALTVTGAEAMAERARAAGIKTQVGFQFRHGAAVRWLAQYCAGPGAGERAFMSAHYACNALHRWWWRDRNRSGGQVFEQITHLLDLTRLFLGEPAQIFSMQDNLFHRDTPDYTVEDASATTIRFTNGSIATIAATNGAIPGRWDSDWRVVLPRLTVDFASASRATIHHTDREPVEAETIASDADTIMAQTLDLLAAIRDDRPALCPLDEGVRTLRLGAAAMESAASGLPVNL; translated from the coding sequence ATGAAACCACTGCGCACCGCCATCATCGGATGCGGCTCATACGGCCGCGAACATGCGGCGCGATTGGCGGCACTGCCCGATACCCCGCTGGTCGCATTCTACGACCACAAGCTCGACAAGGCGGCGGCATACAGCCACGAGTTCGGGGGCGGCGCGGCGTACGATGACACGGCGCGCATGTTTGCCGAGATGGACCTGAACCTGGTCTATATCTGCCTGCCGCCGTTCGCGCACACGAACGAGGTCGAACTGGCGTGCCGGTATGGCGCGCACTTCCTGATCGAGAAGCCGGTGGCGCTCACGGTCACGGGCGCGGAGGCGATGGCGGAGCGGGCGCGCGCAGCGGGGATCAAGACGCAGGTCGGTTTCCAGTTTCGCCACGGCGCGGCGGTGCGCTGGTTGGCGCAGTACTGCGCAGGGCCGGGCGCCGGCGAGCGGGCGTTCATGTCCGCGCACTACGCCTGCAACGCTTTGCACCGCTGGTGGTGGCGCGACCGCAACCGGAGCGGCGGGCAGGTCTTCGAGCAGATCACGCATCTGCTCGACCTGACGCGACTGTTCCTCGGCGAGCCGGCGCAGATCTTCTCCATGCAGGACAACCTGTTCCACCGCGACACGCCGGATTACACGGTCGAGGACGCCAGCGCCACAACGATCCGCTTCACGAACGGCAGTATCGCGACGATCGCGGCGACCAACGGGGCGATCCCCGGCCGCTGGGATTCCGACTGGCGTGTCGTCCTGCCGCGCCTCACCGTCGACTTCGCATCGGCCAGCCGCGCCACAATCCACCACACCGACCGTGAGCCGGTCGAAGCCGAGACAATCGCGTCGGACGCCGACACCATCATGGCGCAGACACTCGACCTGCTGGCGGCGATTCGCGACGACCGCCCTGCGCTCTGCCCGCTCGACGAGGGCGTGCGCACGCTGCGGCTCGGCGCGGCGGCGATGGAGTCGGCGGCGAGCGGGCTGCCGGTCAATCTGTAG